The region CAAGAATTTCCAACACTCTGTGTAAGGAAGCTTCTCCTTTCTGAACATTGGAAATAGATTGAGATAAACTTTTTACTGGAGGTAAAATCTGGAAGAACATTCCTAAAAATACTAAAAAGTCTTGCGGGGCAATACTGTGCTCTACAACAATTTGTTTTCCGCCATACCAAGCAATAATTAAGAAGGTAACAGACCCAAGGAACTCACTTATTGGCGAAGCCAATTCTTTCTTTCTCCCTAATCTTATTGAACTGTTAATCCATCTTTGCATAGAACCCATAAATCGGTTGTCCATGATTTTTTCAGCACTGAAAATCTTAATTACTTTTGAAGATTTTAAGGTTTCGTCAACAATAGAAAAAATAGTTCCCATTTCGTTCTGGGCTTCATGAGAATCTTTTTTAAGGCTTTTTCCAATCAATGCAATCATTGTTCCCATTACAGGTAATACCAGAAGTGAAAAAAGTGTTAGTTCAGTGCTTAACAAAAATAGACTTATTAATGTACTGATCAACATAAATGGGGCGTTAATCAATTCCACTAAACTTCCTAAAATATTACCTTCAACTTCCCCCACGTCATTAGACATACGAGACATCATATCTCCTTTTCTGCTTTCAGTAAAAAATGAAACAGGTAAAGCTAATACTTTACGATACATTTCTCCACGAAGATCTTTGGTAACACCTACACGATAATTAATCAACAGGAAAGATCCTAAGTATCTGAAAAGATTTCTCAACAAAAACATAAATGCTGTGATGACGCAGAGCCATGCCAAAACATTGAGAGTGCCATAATCATCAACTAAAGATTGAATATAGTAATTAGAATACGCTTTCAGGTATGGAAATAAATCTACAAGCTCTCCGGAATATACAGGTGCAGATTCAAAATCTTCACGCTTAATAGTGCCGAAAAGCATTCCTAGAACCGGCAGAATTGTTCCTAATGAAGCGATTTGAAATACAGAATATAAGAGGTTAAAGAATAAACTTCCGAAAATATATTTCTGGTGTGGTTTAGCGAATTTTAGTATTTTTTTATATTCGTTCATTCAATGAAAAATTGGATAGCAAAATTACGTAATTTAAACGATAAGACGTTTCTAATTGAAATTTACTTTGTCGTTATATTTTGGATTGAAGTTTTTAGGACTTATTTTCTTTAAAGTCTTCCCAAAATTATTGATAATTTGAATGAGATTATCAAAATCAACAACATGTAGATCGTCGCTTTCATTATGATAATGAGAAGCTTTCGTCATATCAACTGTTGAAAAAGAGTGGGCAATAATTTTCTTTTTCACAAAATTTACGTTGTCCGATCTGTAAAATAATTGTTCCGAAGCATAGGGGTCAGGATTGATCTTTAAGCCATTTACAGCATTTTTATTGAAAAGCTCATCAAGATCAGAAAATTCATCACCGGTCATGAATAAAGCATTTTTTCCGAACTGGGATTCTGTTGCCACCATTTCAAAATTAAAAAGAGCCGTCATATTGTTATAGATCTTGTCTAAAGCTTTATCTTCAGAAATAGCTCTTGAACCCAACATTCCTTTTTCTTCTCCGTTAAAAGCCATAAACACCGTAGAAAATTCGGGGTTTTCATTTTTAAAATAATCGGCAATTCCTACCAATGTAGTGATTCCGCTTGCATCATCATCCGCTCCGTTATAGATATTATCCCCACTTTTTTTGCTGGTTCCGATATGATCAAAATGCCCTGAAAAACCTAAATATTTATCTGTTTTTCCTTTCTTAATTCCACAAACATTATAAACAGTTTTTCCTTTATAGTTAAATGGAATCAGATAAGAATTTCCGGTGCAATATTCCAGGTTGTCTTCTTTGAAGAGCTTGGCTATATAATTGGCTGCGTTTTCATTTTCCTGGGTTCCGATTTCACGGCCTTTCATTTCATCAGATGCTAATGTTGCCAACACAGTGGTAATTCTTTCTTTTGAAACCTCTTGTGCAAAAGAAAAGAGAGAGAAAAGAGAGAAAGTAAGGTAAGTTAGTTTTTTCATTGTTTTAGATTTATTAAAATAATCTGTCGCAAGTTTAATAAAAATGTTGCACCTGAATTTCCGTTTTCCACAAAATACACAGATTTACAAATGATTACGTTTTTTTAAATTATAAATTAATCTTTGAAATATTTGCAATCTGCATGAGTTTAACCCATAAAAAAACAGCTCCCAATAAAGAAGCTGCTCTCACTCAAAAAATCGTTGTAAGGTTATCGAAGTCTGTCTACAGATTTTACGAGCCTCTCATCTTTCTTAATATAAATGTTTGCAATGAACAAACAGATAATCGCGATCAATGAAAAAATTGGCTCAATACCCTTCTCAGGAAACTGAATTCCTCCGGATAATTTTAGTAACCAGTAAATCAATATACCAATCAACAAAGCGTTTATAATGATGCTGATCGTATTCAGCAAAATTTGTCTTTTTCTGTTTTTAAAGCTGAACACACTCAGTAGTCCAACCAAAACAAGCACGATACAGGCGATATTAAGCACGGGAAAACTATCAGAAATGATAACATCTTGCCCTGTAACGAACAGAAACACAGCAGCTAAAACTGCTAAAAAAGTCCATATAGTCTGTATTCTTTGTAGCATTGAATATTAAATTCTAGGCAAAAATAATATAAATTTTGCACAATTCAAAAATAAGTGTAGATTTGCATTATACGAATGTACTTGAAAACAACAGTCACCGGACTTACTTTTCTTACTCACAATTAATTACATTTTTACATTAAATATGTTTAACATTGAAACGTTAAGGTCAAAATCCGTAACGGACTTGACTAAAATCTTAAAAGATTTAGGCGTTAAAGTTGCAAGAAACAGCAATGAGAATGATAAAATCTTTGCTATTCTTGACTTTCAGGCTTCCAACCCTAAAGTTGCTAAAGATTATTTCAACGCCACAGAAAGCAGTACAAATACTGAAGAGCCTCCTGCAGAGAAACCTGTAAAGGCACCTGTAAAAAAAGCTGCCCCTAAAAAGGCTGCTCCAAAACCTAAAGCTGAAGCCAAACCGCAGACTGAAGAAAAGGTAGAAGAAAAAGAAATTGTTGCAGAAGAACCTGTGAAAGCAGAGGATACAAAAGCTGAAATCAGTACTGAAGAGATATCTAATGAATCTGGCCCTGCTGCAAATGCTAAGAAGAAAAGAAAAAGACTTCCTTCAGCAAACACGGGAAACTCTGAAAATCCTCAGGAAAAAGCAGAAGTTCCTCATAATACAGAATCTCCAGAAACTGCTTCAGCAGACGAAAAGCCAACTTCTCCTCAACATCAGGCTAGACCTCAAAAAGGTCAAAATCATCCGCAAAACAACGGAAATCAACATAAAAACCAAAACCAACAGCACCACAACCAACATCAAAATCAGAACAGGCAGCAACAGCAGCAGCATTCTGAAAGAAATGAAGAACATCATGAACCGAAGAAGGAATTCAGTTTTGATGGAATGGTAAGCATTGAAGGGGTATTGGAAATCTTACCAGATAATTATGGGTTTTTACGTTCATCAGATTTCAGTTACATCTCTTCTCCAGACGACGTGTATGTTTCTACTGCACAGATCAGAAACTTTGGACTTAAAACCGGAGATACCGTAAAAGGGATTGTAAGATTACCCAAAGAAGGGGAAAAATATTTTTCTTTATTAAGACCAACCGAAGTTAACGGACGTGATCTCGCATTTATTAAAGATCGTGTTGCTTTTGAATATTTAACGCCACTTTTCCCTGAAGAGAAATTTAATTTAGCAGGAAGTGGATCTACGATTTCTACAAGAATTGTTGACCTGTTTGCGCCTATCGGAAAAGGACAGAGAGCAATGATCGTTGCCCAGCCAAAAACGGGTAAAACGATGCTGTTAAAAGACATCGCCAATTCCATTGCTTCCAATCATCCTGAAGTGTATATGATGGTTCTTCTGATTGACGAACGTCCGGAAGAAGTTACCGATATGGAAAGAAGTGTAAATGCAGAAGTAATTGCTTCTACATTTGATGAAGCGGCAGACAAACACGTGAAAGTGGCCAATCTAGTGCTTGCTAAAGCACAAAGAATGGTAGAATGCGGTCACGATGTTGTTATTTTGTTAGATTCAATTACAAGATTGGCAAGAGCTTATAATACCGTTACACCTGCTTCAGGTAAGGTATTGTCGGGAGGGGTTGATGCAAATGCACTTCACAAGCCAAAAAGATTCTTTGGGGCTGCAAGAAAGATTGAAGGAGGAGGTTCTTTAACGATTATTGCAACGGCTCTTATCGATACCGGGTCTAAAATGGATGAAGTTATCTTTGAGGAATTTAAAGGAACAGGAAATATGGAACTGCAACTGGATAGAAAAATCGCCAACAGAAGAATTTATCCTGCCATAGATTTGGTTGCATCCAGTACCCGTCGAGACGATCTTCTTTTAGATGAAGTGACTTCTCAGAGAATGTGGATTTTAAGAAAATATCTTTCTGAAATGAATCCGATAGAAGCTATGGAATTTGTGGATAGAAATATCAAAGGAACTCTAAACAATGAGGAATTCCTTATGTCTATGAATAAGTAAATTAATTTAATATTGTTAAGAAAAAGCACAAACTTTATGAGTTTGTGCTTTTTTATTGATTATGATATGAAGGAAAGGACAGTAGTTTTATAATTCTTTAACTTAATCTTTCTTTTTAAATTCGATTTTAGGATAAAATTTAATTCATTCTAAATCAATATATCA is a window of Candidatus Chryseobacterium colombiense DNA encoding:
- a CDS encoding M28 family peptidase; this encodes MKKLTYLTFSLFSLFSFAQEVSKERITTVLATLASDEMKGREIGTQENENAANYIAKLFKEDNLEYCTGNSYLIPFNYKGKTVYNVCGIKKGKTDKYLGFSGHFDHIGTSKKSGDNIYNGADDDASGITTLVGIADYFKNENPEFSTVFMAFNGEEKGMLGSRAISEDKALDKIYNNMTALFNFEMVATESQFGKNALFMTGDEFSDLDELFNKNAVNGLKINPDPYASEQLFYRSDNVNFVKKKIIAHSFSTVDMTKASHYHNESDDLHVVDFDNLIQIINNFGKTLKKISPKNFNPKYNDKVNFN
- the rho gene encoding transcription termination factor Rho — translated: MFNIETLRSKSVTDLTKILKDLGVKVARNSNENDKIFAILDFQASNPKVAKDYFNATESSTNTEEPPAEKPVKAPVKKAAPKKAAPKPKAEAKPQTEEKVEEKEIVAEEPVKAEDTKAEISTEEISNESGPAANAKKKRKRLPSANTGNSENPQEKAEVPHNTESPETASADEKPTSPQHQARPQKGQNHPQNNGNQHKNQNQQHHNQHQNQNRQQQQQHSERNEEHHEPKKEFSFDGMVSIEGVLEILPDNYGFLRSSDFSYISSPDDVYVSTAQIRNFGLKTGDTVKGIVRLPKEGEKYFSLLRPTEVNGRDLAFIKDRVAFEYLTPLFPEEKFNLAGSGSTISTRIVDLFAPIGKGQRAMIVAQPKTGKTMLLKDIANSIASNHPEVYMMVLLIDERPEEVTDMERSVNAEVIASTFDEAADKHVKVANLVLAKAQRMVECGHDVVILLDSITRLARAYNTVTPASGKVLSGGVDANALHKPKRFFGAARKIEGGGSLTIIATALIDTGSKMDEVIFEEFKGTGNMELQLDRKIANRRIYPAIDLVASSTRRDDLLLDEVTSQRMWILRKYLSEMNPIEAMEFVDRNIKGTLNNEEFLMSMNK
- a CDS encoding DUF4293 family protein; its protein translation is MLQRIQTIWTFLAVLAAVFLFVTGQDVIISDSFPVLNIACIVLVLVGLLSVFSFKNRKRQILLNTISIIINALLIGILIYWLLKLSGGIQFPEKGIEPIFSLIAIICLFIANIYIKKDERLVKSVDRLR
- a CDS encoding ABC transporter ATP-binding protein, whose product is MNEYKKILKFAKPHQKYIFGSLFFNLLYSVFQIASLGTILPVLGMLFGTIKREDFESAPVYSGELVDLFPYLKAYSNYYIQSLVDDYGTLNVLAWLCVITAFMFLLRNLFRYLGSFLLINYRVGVTKDLRGEMYRKVLALPVSFFTESRKGDMMSRMSNDVGEVEGNILGSLVELINAPFMLISTLISLFLLSTELTLFSLLVLPVMGTMIALIGKSLKKDSHEAQNEMGTIFSIVDETLKSSKVIKIFSAEKIMDNRFMGSMQRWINSSIRLGRKKELASPISEFLGSVTFLIIAWYGGKQIVVEHSIAPQDFLVFLGMFFQILPPVKSLSQSISNVQKGEASLHRVLEILEADVKIDEIENPVSVSTLNNAIEFNNIGFYYDKDHTILKNFSLIIPKGKTVALVGQSGSGKTTIANLLARFYDVSEGEILIDGVNIKHLKLKEYRKLLGMVTQESVLFNDTVYNNILMGKPDATREEVIAAAKIANADSFITNLPDGYDSNIGDDGGKLSGGQKQRVSIARAVLKNPPIMILDEATSALDTESERFVQDALEKMMENRTSLVIAHRLSTIQKADWIVVMEKGDIMEQGTHHDLIAKRGVYHKLVELQNFD